In a genomic window of Ignisphaera sp.:
- a CDS encoding DUF4350 domain-containing protein codes for MKKSDNVYNILLFALMILMLLILIASFEKNIPGVTFSGASPLNIYWDGTSEFVKFLAERGTVFLVDNWSNAEHNKFSGCTTIFIISPEKMFSQEELYSISHLVLRTRAKVVILDEGPYGNQILETLGLPVRIDAFKYIMSLNHTGIVYGYVNVNGRLFYIAFAYVSPVIILDNSSCHPIAYVNNYIVGAECQRNEIEAVIFGDGSIAINAVFNSSSQNIYGAMFNVVIDYICKNTSQKIFVVDASKYNLRLLSLKELVDLYGIEKAIAVYINPVRYLHLAIYALSNQLAMQISLIPIITLCLYSMARFKRGKIKEDFLAIPKPKVSKTHVEILRNVCLGDNDCVEKLPCIARRGMSRKCIDNLVDYFKENFEVRKKLIQHLITSHRKT; via the coding sequence ATGAAAAAGAGTGACAATGTTTATAATATCCTGCTTTTTGCTTTAATGATTCTAATGCTACTTATACTAATTGCTTCATTTGAAAAGAATATCCCTGGAGTAACATTCTCTGGCGCATCTCCTCTAAATATCTACTGGGATGGCACATCAGAATTCGTTAAGTTTCTTGCTGAGCGCGGCACTGTTTTTCTTGTGGATAACTGGTCCAATGCAGAACACAACAAATTTAGTGGATGCACGACCATATTTATTATATCACCCGAAAAAATGTTCAGCCAAGAGGAATTATATTCAATTTCACATCTAGTCTTAAGGACAAGAGCAAAAGTCGTTATATTAGATGAGGGTCCTTATGGAAATCAAATCCTAGAAACACTTGGTCTCCCAGTCAGAATTGATGCATTCAAGTATATTATGTCTCTGAACCATACCGGCATTGTCTATGGCTATGTTAATGTAAATGGTAGGCTATTTTACATTGCCTTTGCCTACGTCTCACCTGTAATAATTTTAGATAATAGCTCTTGTCATCCAATAGCATATGTAAACAATTATATTGTTGGGGCAGAGTGTCAGAGAAATGAAATAGAAGCTGTAATTTTTGGAGATGGCTCTATAGCCATTAATGCTGTTTTCAATTCTTCTTCGCAAAACATTTATGGAGCAATGTTCAATGTGGTCATAGATTATATATGCAAAAATACTTCGCAGAAGATATTCGTTGTCGATGCTTCTAAGTATAATCTAAGACTGCTTTCATTAAAAGAGCTCGTGGATTTATACGGCATAGAAAAAGCTATTGCAGTATACATTAACCCGGTAAGATATTTGCACCTAGCAATATATGCTCTATCAAATCAGCTAGCTATGCAAATATCTCTAATACCCATAATTACACTATGTCTCTATAGCATGGCAAGATTTAAAAGGGGAAAAATTAAAGAAGACTTTCTAGCAATACCAAAACCGAAAGTGTCAAAGACTCATGTAGAGATTTTAAGGAATGTATGCCTAGGTGATAATGATTGTGTGGAGAAACTCCCATGTATAGCAAGGCGAGGAATGAGTAGAAAATGCATTGATAACCTTGTCGATTACTTTAAAGAGAATTTCGAAGTTAGGAAAAAACTTATTCAGCATTTAATAACATCACATAGAAAAACTTAA
- a CDS encoding HD domain-containing protein, which translates to MSLKEIVFELANSIANDDYRRIVLDILSNPVLTFSSTKPLIAFEDSPAAPRKHHLFSGGLLIHTISVALVAKCIANTFKNIYGVDIDIDLVIAGAILHDIFKYYQYTPDSLNGGYKPREDWYLSHDYAIVAELSRRGAPEALIRVVSEAHGLAPFSTIEGLVLHLADSVDARFGEYIQNVLISKLRDIEKEGCNIYKVLDGLVKAIGIKNLLKELKEDKENVMRRAVDMCKSLK; encoded by the coding sequence ATGAGTCTTAAGGAAATAGTATTTGAATTAGCTAATAGCATAGCTAATGATGATTATAGGAGGATAGTTTTAGATATTTTAAGTAACCCTGTATTAACATTTTCAAGTACAAAGCCTTTAATAGCATTTGAGGATTCCCCAGCTGCCCCTAGGAAGCATCACCTCTTCTCTGGTGGTCTACTCATCCACACAATATCTGTAGCGCTAGTAGCTAAGTGTATTGCAAATACCTTTAAGAATATATATGGAGTTGATATCGATATTGATCTTGTCATTGCTGGTGCCATACTCCACGACATATTTAAGTACTATCAATATACACCAGATTCGTTAAACGGAGGATATAAGCCTAGAGAGGACTGGTATTTGAGTCACGACTATGCAATTGTGGCAGAGTTATCAAGAAGAGGTGCGCCAGAAGCTCTTATAAGAGTTGTTTCTGAAGCTCATGGACTTGCACCATTCTCAACAATCGAGGGCTTGGTTCTTCATCTTGCAGACTCTGTTGATGCTAGGTTTGGAGAGTATATACAAAATGTTTTGATTTCAAAACTTAGAGATATTGAGAAAGAGGGGTGTAACATATACAAGGTTTTGGATGGGCTTGTTAAGGCTATTGGAATTAAAAATCTGTTGAAAGAACTTAAAGAAGATAAAGAAAATGTGATGAGAAGAGCTGTAGACATGTGCAAATCCCTAAAATAG